In Malus sylvestris chromosome 15, drMalSylv7.2, whole genome shotgun sequence, a single genomic region encodes these proteins:
- the LOC126604067 gene encoding ninja-family protein mc410-like: MEDDNGLELSLGLSWGGSSAKTKGKNGASPNARAEEGDRGNKLADDFKDFLHGGAQKQESSSSSQRSDSVKPKENFFNDLSKASVDADASMNLNGRGVWVPNNNKSDETEEEKRTEASNKRKNLFDEMNHQKKHERETHYSDMHDKTRASHISVTEDGSTAENEDVADSEVEGSSSVPISQHAEGVKRFVGSGDSSDAQKEVRRFADSNVVDLNGQKRFNISSENEYKLGNMAYGSPFSLQSVNMNIPYSLPTKESNSVGATTTSGHPMHGMMQAMPTVTGERTGTQPVNPGNLPVMFGYSPVQLPMLDKDNSWGAIPHAQQFHPAYAGRNPPNSAMMQVVSHNSPDVAQYDGRMLERARGDGKQNVTEEGASSQVEEDTKVSSANLGMKDAPGRPTAEDLSLDFSAIKPGIAADIKFGGSGSCPNLPWVSTKGQGPNGKTISGVTYRYSTNQIKIVCACHGLHMSPEEFVRHASDEPSNPESGTGLAAFPNGNPSASAHT, encoded by the exons atggaggatGATAATGGACTTGAACTTAGTTTGGGTCTCTCTTGGGGTGGATCATCTGCCAAAACCAAGGGTAAAAATGGTGCTTCCCCAAATGCTAGAGCAGAAGAAGGTGATAGAGGCAACAAACTAGCGGATGATTTTAAGGACTTTCTTCATGGTGGGGCTCAAAAACAAGAATCTAGTAGCAGCTCTCAGAGAAGTGATTCAGTGAAACCTAAGGAAAACTTCTTCAATGACCTTTCCAAGGCCAGTGTTGATGCAGATGCATCAATGAACTTGAACGGTAGAGGAGTCTGGGTTCCAAACAATAACAAGTCTGATGAAACAGAGGAGGAAAAACGGACTGAGGCTAGTAATAAGCGCAAGAATTTGTTTGACGAGATGAACCATCAAAAGAAGCATGAGAGAGAAACTCATTACTCTGATATGCATGACAAGACGAGAGCATCACACATTTCCGTTACAGAAGATGGCTCAACTGCTGAAAATGAAGACGTGGCAGATTCTGAAGTGGAGGGTTCATCCTCAGTGCCGATTTCTCAACATGCTGAGGGCGTCAAGCGATTTGTTGGATCCGGTGACTCTTCTGATGCTCAGAAGGAAGTTCGAAGGTTTGCTGATTCCAATGTTGTCGACCTAAATGGGCAGAAGAGGTTTAATATCTCATCAGAAAATGAATATAAGCTTGGGAATATGGCGTATGGCAGTCCCTTCTCACTGCAATCAGTAAACATGAACATACCTTATTCTCTCCCGACGAAGGAATCTAATTCAGTTGGTGCGACCACCACATCAGGACATCCAATGCATGGGATGATGCAGGCGATGCCTACTGTTACTGGTGAGCGAACAGGGACTCAACCTGTGAATCCTGGAAACTTGCCAGTTATGTTTGGCTATTCACCTGTCCAGCTCCCAATGTTGGATAAAGATAATTCCTGGGGTGCGATTCCTCATGCTCAACAATTCCATCCTGCCTATGCTGGCAGAAATCCACCAAACTCAG CTATGATGCAAGTCGTTTCACATAATTCACCTGATGTTGCACAATATGATGGGAGGATGTTAGAACGGGCGAGAGGTGATGGCAAACAGAATGTCACTGAAGAGGGCGCATCTTCTCAGGTAGAAGAAGACACAAAAGTAAGTAGCGCAAACCTCGGGATGAAAGATGCACCTGGCCGCCCAACGGCAGAGGACTTATCTCTTGATTTTTCAGCTATAAAGCCAGGTATTGCTGCAGACATAAAATTTGGGGGATCTGGTTCATGCCCGAACCTACCATGGGTTTCTACCAAGGGCCAAGGCCCAAATGGTAAGACAATTTCTGGTGTAACTTACCGATACAGCACAAACCAAATCAAGATAGTTTGTGCTTGCCACGGCTTGCACATGTCCCCTGAAGAGTTTGTTCGTCATGCAAGCGACGAGCCATCTAATCCCGAAAGTGGCACTGGTTTGGCAGCATTTCCTAATGGCAATCCTTCTGCCTCGGCTCATACCTAA
- the LOC126603971 gene encoding protein phosphatase 2C and cyclic nucleotide-binding/kinase domain-containing protein-like: MGCVYSRVCIGELCIPRVPKLKESQDVRSTEIPVFSPTSSNGEVGELRDQFNQSGLTGDAEVGITRLRRVSSQFLPPNGSRTVKVPSGNFDMRYSYLSQRGYYPDALDKANQDSFCIHTPFGTNPDDHFFGVFDGHGEFGAQCSQFVKRKLCENLLRNNKFQVDAVEACHSAFIATNSQLHADILDDSMSGTTAITVLVRGRTICIANSGDSRAVIAERKGDDIVAVDLSIDQTPFRVDELERVKLCGARVLTLDQIEGLKNPDVQCWGIEESDDGDPPRLWVPNGMYPGTAFTRSLGDSIAETIGVVANPEIVVLELTQNNPFFVLASDGVFEFLSSQAVVDMVAKFKDPRDACAAIVAESYKLWLQYETRTDDITVIVVHVNGLTDISVGQSISSATAIRPPVPQVVEVTGCESPSPSGWNSRNQRTRHDLSKARLRAIESSLENGQIWVPPSPSHRKTWEEEAHIERALHDHFLFRKLTDSQCQVLLDCMERVEFQPGDVVVRQGGEGDCFYVVGSGEFEVLATQEEKNGEVPRVLQHYTADKLSSFGELALMHNKPLQASVRAVTSGTLWALKREDFRGILTSEFSNLSYLKLLRSVDLLSRLTILQLSHIADSLSEVSFSQGQTIVSESERLVGLYIIQKGKVRITFDANSVSSPVVRSLKSDYQKEDDHPQSSKELSVEKTEGSCFGEWALLGEHIDLFTAVAVGDVTCAVLTKENFDSVIGPLTKLSQDDRKSRDYSSDVAKGSGKNVDISALSKVQFSDLDWRTILYSTDCSEIGLACLRDSEKLLSLKRFSKQKVRRMGKEAQVLREKDLIKSMSSSACVPQFLCTCVDQTHAGILYNTCLACPLASILRTPLDEPSAKFCAASLVAGLADLHKNDVLYRGLSPDVLMLDQTGYLQLVDFRFGKKLSGERTYTICGMVDFLAPEVVQGKGHGFPADWWALGVLIYFMLQGEMPFGSWRQSELDTFAKIAKGQLTLPQTFSPEVVDLITKLLEVDENTRLGSQGYESVKRHPWFDGMDWEGIKDSSLPVPHEITSRITQHLGSHSEDCSVPLGSPSRNGEELDTPEWFDDW; the protein is encoded by the exons atGGGTTGTGTTTATTCAAGAGTTTGCATTGGAGAGCTTTGTATTCCAAGAGTTCCGAAATTGAAAGAGAGTCAGGATGTGAGGAGCACTGAGATCCCAGTGTTCTCTCCTACTTCCTCCAATGGAGAAGTAGGTGAACTCAGAGACCAATTCAACCAGTCTGGCTTAACTGGGGATGCTGAGGTGGGTATAACTAGGCTCCGTAGGGTTTCATCACAGTTTCTGCCCCCCAATGGGTCAAGAACTGTCAAGGTCCCTTCAGGAAACTTTGACATGCGGTATTCGTATTTGTCTCAGAGAGGTTATTACCCTGATGCTCTTGATAAGGCTAACCAAGATAGCTTTTGTATCCACACGCCATTTGGGACAAACCCGGATGATCATTTCTTTGGGGTCTTTGATGGTCATGGAGAATTCGGAGCTCAGTGTTCGCAGTTTGTGAAAAGAAAGTTGTGTGAGAATTTGCTTAGGAATAATAAGTTTCAAGTGGATGCTGTCGAGGCATGCCATTCTGCATTTATCGCAACCAATTCTCAGTTGCACGCTGATATTTTGGATGATAGCATGAGCGGGACAACTGCAATTACGGTTTTGGTTCGAGGTAGGACGATATGCATTGCGAATTCAGGTGATTCAAGGGCTGTTATAGCAGAGAGGAAAGGGGATGACATTGTAGCTGTGGACCTTTCAATTGATCAAACCCCATTTAGAGTGGACGAGCTCGAAAGGGTTAAGCTTTGTGGTGCAAGAGTTCTTACATTGGATCAAATTGAAGGGCTGAAGAATCCAGATGTGCAGTGTTGGGGAATCGAAGAAAGCGATGATGGTGATCCACCTAGATTGTGGGTGCCAAATGGAATGTATCCTGGGACAGCTTTTACAAGGAGTCTTGGTGATTCAATTGCTGAGACAATTGGGGTTGTTGCGAACCCTGAAATTGTGGTTTTAGAGCTTACACAGAATAATCCTTTCTTTGTTCTTGCTAGTGATGGAGTTTTTGAGTTCCTTTCTAGCCAAGCTGTGGTGGATATG GTTGCAAAATTTAAAGATCCCCGTGATGCTTGTGCTGCAATTGTAGCTGAATCGTATAAACTCTGGCTGCAGTATGAAACTCGTACAGATGATATTACAGTGATCGTTGTGCATGTAAATGGGCTGACTGAT ATTTCCGTTGGTCAATCAATAAGTTCTGCTACTGCTATAAGACCACCTGTTCCTCAAGTTGTAGAGGTTACAGGATGTGAATCTCCTTCACCGTCTGGGTGGAACTCTAGGAACCAGCGCACCAGACATGATTTGTCAAAGGCACGCCTTCGTGCGATTGAGAGTTCTCTAGAAAATGGGCAAATTTGGGTTCCTCCATCTCCATCCCACAGAAAGACTTGGGAGGAAGAA GCACACATTGAGCGGGCTTTGCATGACCATTTCCTCTTCAGAAAGCTTACTGATTCTCAGTGTCAGGTGTTATTGGACTGCATGGAAAGGGTTGAGTTCCAGCCTGGAGATGTTGTTGTTAGACAG GGTGGTGAAGGTGACTGCTTTTATGTTGTTGGCAGTGGAGAATTTGAGGTGTTGGCAACCCAG GAAGAAAAGAATGGAGAGGTTCCGAGGGTTCTGCAGCACTATACAGCTGATAAACTGTCATCCTTTGGAGAACTAGCGCTAAT GCATAACAAACCACTCCAGGCCTCTGTTCGTGCTGTGACCAGTGGAACTCTTTGGGCTTTGAAAAGAGAAGACTTCCGTGGAATTTTAACGTCAGAGTTTTCTAATTTGTCATATTTGAAGTTGCTTCGATCAGTGGATCTTCTATCAAGGCTGACAATCTTACAGCTGAGCCATATTGCCGATTCTCTGTCTGAAGTTTCCTTCTCACAAGGGCAGACGATAGTCAGCGAG AGTGAACGCCTAGTTGGATTGTACATTATCCAGAAGGGAAAAGTGAGGATtacttttgatgcaaattcAGTTAGTAGTCCAGTTGTCCGGAGTCTGAAGTCTGACTATCAAAAAGAAGATGATCATCCTCAGAGCAGTAAAGAGCTCTCGGTGGAGAAGACGGAGGGAAGCTGCTTTGGTGAATGGGCACTTCTTGGAGAACATATTGATTTGTTTACTGCAGTTGCTGTGGGAGATGTCACCTGTGCTGTTTtaacaaaggaaaattttgaTTCAGTCATTGGCCCTTTGACAAAGCTTTCTCAGGATGATCGGAA GTCAAGGGATTATTCTTCTGACGTTGCAAAGGGATCTGGCAAGAACGTTGATATTTCTGCTCTTTCTAAAGTCCAGTTTTCTGATCTG GATTGGAGAACAATTTTATATAGCACTGACTGCAGTGAGATTGGACTTGCATGTTTAAGAGATTCAG AAAAATTGCTTAGTTTGAAAAGGTTTTCAAAGCAAAAGGTCAGAAGGATGGGAAAGGAAGCACAAGTGTTGAGAGAGAAGGATCTAATCAAGAGTATGAGTTCTTCAGCGTGTGTGCCACAGTTTCTGTGCACATGTGTTGATCAGACACATGCTGGCATACTGTATAATACTTGCCTTGCTTGTCCGTTGGCTTCGATACTTCGCACTCCCCTTGATGAACCATCTGCCAAATTTTGTGCAGCCTCTCTAGTTGCTGGTTTGGCAGATCTCCATAAG AATGACGTTCTCTACAGAGGCTTGTCTCCTGATGTTTTAATGTTGGACCAAACAGGATATTTGCAG CTAGTAGACTTCAGGTTTGGCAAGAAGTTATCCGGTGAAAGGACATATACAATTTGTGGAATGGTGGACTTTTTAGCTCCAGAGGTAGTCCAGGGAAAAGGCCATGGTTTCCCAGCTGACTG GTGGGCATTAGGAGTGTTGATATACTTCATGCTACAGGGTGAAATGCCATTCGGCTCATGGAGACAAAGCGAGCTTGATACATTTGCAAAGATCGCAAAGGGACAGCTAACTCTACCGCAAACTTTTAGTCCTGAAGTTGTTGATCTCATAACTAAG TTACTCGAGGTTGATGAAAACACCAGACTAGGAAGCCAAGGCTATGAATCTGTCAAAAGGCATCCCTGGTTTGATGGCATGGATTGGGAAGGGATCAAAGACAGTAGTTTGCCTGTTCCTCATGAGATCACATCTCGTATAACTCAACATTTGGGAAGTCACTCCGAGGACTGTTCTGTTCCTCTAGGTTCTCCATCTCGAAATGGAGAAGAACTCGATACTCCTGAATGGTTTGACGACTGGTAG
- the LOC126605185 gene encoding E3 ubiquitin-protein ligase ATL42-like, which translates to MIKISGFQNLDLPMFHSSLFILLLNCVIFHVESQSLGSDMDSDEETKYQRSVRMVIGVLSVMFAFLFTLLVYAKYCHRRVPVQEHSLLETGLISRSSRFSGIDKTVIEALPFFRFSSLKGSREGLECAVCLSKFEDIEILRLLPKCKHAFHINCIDHWLEKHSSCPLCRHKVSSEDLTFVTFSNSMRVLSNNQAEHRQDSNIDLFVQREEDRCGSSRFSIGSSFRKSKKVVEKEAELLIAEAACSDVTKEDDKILHKHKHKILFSAFEFNNRWSNLSSSDLMFLNSEMLNTVSSNRFSPIKLNDEQFLTAKATGNEEIMNIREEMEMKRLFENKVSTMNKNSSATNSIVPSTSDSIATSAHASSSTNRGEKRSMSEITALSRFGNLGFTNGTREPSLLENNPKEDRMRRLWMPIARRTVQSFANREKRSPQHLDV; encoded by the coding sequence ATGATTAAAATTTCGGGGTTTCAAAATCTCGACCTTCCAATGTTTCATTCAAGCCTGTTTATTTTGCTTCTCAACTGTGTAATCTTCCATGTTGAATCACAATCCTTAGGCTCAGATATGGATTCTGATGAAGAAACTAAATATCAACGAAGTGTTCGTATGGTTATCGGTGTTCTATCTGTCATGTTTGCGTTCCTTTTTACACTCCTAGTTTATGCCAAATACTGCCATAGAAGAGTTCCTGTTCAAGAACACAGTCTCCTTGAAACAGGACTTATCAGTAGAAGCTCCCGGTTTTCGGGGATTGACAAGACGGTGATTGAGGCACTTCCGTTTTTCAGATTCTCTTCTCTCAAAGGGTCAAGGGAAGGTCTCGAATGCGCAGTCTGCCTATCGAAATTTGAAGATATTGAGATTCTCAGATTGCTTCCAAAATGCAAACATGCTTTTCACATCAACTGCATTGATCACTGGCTGGAAAAGCACTCAAGCTGTCCTCTCTGCCGGCACAAGGTTAGCTCTGAGGATCTTACGTTCGTCACCTTCTCGAATAGCATGAGGGTCTTGTCGAATAACCAAGCAGAGCATCGACAGGACTCTAACATAGATCTCTTTGTTCAGAGAGAGGAAGATCGCTGCGGTTCTTCGAGATTCAGCATCGGAAGCAGCTTTCGAAAAAGCAAAAAGGTGGTTGAGAAGGAAGCTGAACTGCTAATAGCAGAAGCTGCTTGTAGTGATGTGACAAAAGAGGATGACAAAATCCTGCACAAGCACAAGCACAAAATTCTTTTTTCTGCTTTCGAGTTCAACAACAGATGGAGCAATCTGAGTTCGTCTGATCTTATGTTCTTGAATTCGGAAATGCTCAACACGGTGTCAAGCAATAGATTCTCTCCCATAAAACTAAACGATGAGCAGTTTTTGACCGCGAAAGCAACTGGAAATGAGGAGATCATGAACATcagggaggagatggagatgaAAAGATTGTTTGAGAACAAAGTTAGTACAATGAACAAAAACAGTTCAGCTACAAACTCAATTGTTCCCTCTACATCAGACAGTATAGCAACTTCAGCTCATGCCTCGAGTTCTACGAATCGAGGAGAGAAAAGATCAATGTCCGAAATCACTGCTCTTTCTAGATTCGGAAACTTGGGTTTCACCAACGGGACTAGAGAGCCTTCTCTGCTCGAAAACAACCCGAAAGAGGATAGGATGAGGCGGCTTTGGATGCCGATTGCCAGAAGAACAGTCCAGTCGTTTGCCAATAGAGAGAAAAGGTCTCCACAGCATTTAGATGTATGA
- the LOC126602115 gene encoding E3 ubiquitin-protein ligase ATL42-like: MCIYSSFLLPKMIRILGQSQNFKFPMFHSSLIVFLLLNFVVFHVEAQSSGPDYPSDEQSNFQPSVAVVIGILSIMFALTFVLLVYAKLCHRRAGVVGNNNLQPTGLISRSSRFSGIDKTVIESLPFFRFYALKGSKEGLECSVCLSKFEGVEILRLLPKCKHAFHIGCIDHWLEKHSSCPLCRHRVSAEDLTSITYSNSMRWINQSERRQDSNIELFVQREEDHRSSSRFSVGSSFRKVDRAIDKELLIQQAADVTEEDQKVLHKHKHTIVVSDLEFKSRWSNLSSSDLMFLNSEMLNTMSSDRFSFRHLNYEWFSPVKATGNEEIVKIREDKVGTMKKNSSASVPSASDSIATSAHPSSSVNRGEKRSMSEITGLSRFGNLGFKNRTREPSLLENNEEEERRRRLWLPIASRTVQWFANRENRPPQPQQPLYV; this comes from the coding sequence atgtgtatatatagttCCTTTTTGCTTCCAAAGATGATTAGAATTTTGGGTCagtctcaaaatttcaaatttccaatGTTCCATTCAAGTTTGATTGTTTTTTTGCTTCTGAATTTTGTGGTGTTCCATGTTGAAGCACAATCCAGTGGCCCAGATTATCCTTCCGATGAACAAAGCAATTTTCAACCAAGTGTTGCTGTGGTTATTGGAATTCTATCAATCATGTTTGCACTGACTTTTGTCCTCCTTGTGTATGCAAAACTCTGCCACAGAAGAGCAGGTGTGGTTGGAAACAACAATCTCCAGCCAACAGGACTTATCAGTAGAAGCTCTCGGTTTTCGGGGATTGACAAGACAGTGATTGAGTCACTTCCTTTTTTCAGATTCTATGCACTGAAAGGATCGAAAGAAGGCCTCGAATGCTCAGTCTGCCTGTCGAAATTCGAAGGTGTTGAAATCCTCAGGCTGCTTCCCAAATGCAAGCATGCTTTTCATATCGGCTGCATTGATCACTGGCTCGAAAAGCACTCGAGCTGTCCTCTCTGCAGGCACAGGGTTAGTGCTGAGGACTTGACTTCCATTACCTACTCAAACAGCATGAGGTGGATTAATCAATCAGAGCGCCGCCAGGACTCGAACATAGAGCTCTTTGTTCAGAGAGAGGAGGATCACCGCAGTTCTTCCAGATTCAGCGTAGGAAGCAGCTTTCGGAAAGTTGACAGGGCGATTGATAAGGAACTGTTGATCCAACAAGCTGCTGATGTGACAGAGGAAGATCAGAAAGTCCTGCACAAGCACAAGCACACAATTGTTGTTTCGGATCTTGAGTTTAAGAGCAGATGGAGCAATTTGAGTTCCTCTGACCTCATGTTCTTGAATTCCGAGATGCTTAACACGATGTCAAGCGATAGATTTTCTTTCAGACATTTAAATTATGAGTGGTTTTCGCCCGTGAAAGCAACAGGAAATGAGGAGATTGTAAAGATTAGGGAGGACAAGGTTGGTACAATGAAGAAAAATAGTTCAGCTTCGGTTCCTTCTGCTTCAGATAGCATAGCAACTTCAGCTCACCCCTCGAGTTCAGTGAATCGAGGAGAGAAAAGATCCATGTCCGAAATCACTGGTCTTTCGAGATTtgggaatttgggttttaagaACAGGACTAGAGAGCCTTCTCTGCTCGAAAACAATGAGGAGGAGGAAAGAAGGAGGCGGCTTTGGTTGCCGATTGCCAGTAGAACAGTCCAGTGGTTTGCCAATAGAGAGAATAGGCCTCCACAGCCTCAACAGCCTTTATATGTATAA